One Eremothecium cymbalariae DBVPG#7215 chromosome 2, complete sequence DNA window includes the following coding sequences:
- the STU2 gene encoding Stu2p (similar to Ashbya gossypii ACL132C), translating into MAEEEDFTKLGLRQRLAHKSWKARQHGYQELEGMFSRCSLMNIPGEVSIYWQDADLFSRFIVDSNVVAQESAMAALHKLLDFMSQMSEGLPETSYLRGQLIPALVEKGISSSRQGTKGKALECILMLVSFDSSIRESMELMLPFSSNKLPRLVSSLMNAMARIVESFGFVNVKNDFWPQVLEPLPRLAGHADKSVRSETMNFILEIYKWTGKPFLQDLLLEKLKPIQQKDLDKVFSKYDGTIPPSAQPRLFHWQLLQQQRQAEAAAMAALSGTDNEGDTLMGDGFVGGGSATLGGRTRVGGGGSVNGSIGSRAVEGGNDVVSALADPFDLLPTSTMMKNFPPDFEKQIKSVKWKDRVDTLQQVYDEVLKPIKKLDPSEDCSFYIRALSQILVKDANLQAATIAANSVTHLATVLREGIAPHGHIILESLLERTKEKKPSVNEAVVEALDILVKYYGVDNCLEATVEHMKHKIPQVRMEATKFFTRMLQQQWRPTANRLRDEIIMRMMPDIVPVIVKIVNDTQPSLRDSGFECFATVMKLLGEREFSDELEKLGSLKKKKIYEYFEKVEVSSKPLAMVATLPETSKSLPLAPAQTHSQTHSHTQMQTNQSHRSNTVPAVVSPANVAGRQLAHQDSLRQLKSPAASVIPTKRGATSPLKDKAVLNNGGLNTKPRLLGRSQSHSGVKPPHFPPSASLSTPQLNNNNSSNSSATHTVIPPAVLSELEDLRAHKSKWNKERQELMAKLTNFQTQTSQLNSENQTIQDQLNDVQIALNEKTMALRSKDLQITKLKNRLATLESELDAALNANNSPGTPAKSVLEGIHAISPSQGLNAHSGTVYGGSNHSDPCISIQSSQHQPQLRKASGGSFRSNAGLTSRFSPLTSSVRVATSSESSDDLPRRVHSLHIMDTTNAVAGSTTTNGSTASLLSEESWKRAAEVTNQLKARIERMRAKTRGLNMDLEDI; encoded by the coding sequence AtggcagaagaagaggattTTACTAAACTAGGATTAAGACAACGGCTTGCGCACAAGTCATGGAAAGCCAGGCAGCATGGGTATCAGGAGTTGGAGGGGATGTTTTCAAGGTGTTCGTTAATGAATATTCCGGGGGAGGTATCTATTTATTGGCAGGATGCAGATTTGTTTTCTAGGTTTATTGTTGATTCTAATGTTGTGGCGCAGGAGAGTGCGATGGCGGCATTGCATAAGTTATTGGATTTTATGTCTCAGATGTCAGAGGGGTTGCCGGAGACTAGTTATTTGCGGGGCCAGTTAATTCCTGCTCTTGTGGAGAAGGGGATTAGTTCATCACGACAGGGGACCAAGGGCAAGGCATTAGAGTGTATTCTTATGTTGGTATCTTTTGATAGTAGCATTCGGGAGTCGATGGAGTTGATGTTACCGTTTTCATCTAATAAGCTGCCGAGGTTAGTTAGCAGTTTGATGAATGCTATGGCTCGGATTGTGGAGTCTTTTGGGTTTGTGAATGTTAAGAATGATTTTTGGCCCCAGGTTCTCGAACCGTTACCTAGATTAGCGGGGCATGCCGATAAATCTGTGCGTTCTGAAACGATGAACTTTATATTGGAGATCTACAAGTGGACTGGGAAGCCATTTTTACAAGATTTATTGTTAGAAAAATTGAAACCAATCCAGCAAAAGGATTTGGACAAGGTTTTTTCCAAGTATGATGGTACAATCCCGCCATCGGCACAACCAAGGTTATTTCATTGGCAgttgttgcagcagcaaagGCAAGcggaagcagcagcaatggCTGCTTTGTCTGGAACGGACAATGAAGGTGATACTCTGATGGGTGATGGCTTTGTTGGGGGCGGTTCCGCCACTCTGGGTGGGAGAACACGAGTAGGCGGTGGCGGCAGTGTCAACGGTAGTATCGGATCTAGAGCCGTCGAAGGTGGAAATGACGTGGTTTCTGCACTTGCAGATCCCTTTGACTTGTTACCTACTTCGACcatgatgaaaaatttcccgcctgattttgaaaaacaaataaaatctGTTAAATGGAAAGATCGTGTTGATACTTTACAGCAGGTTTATgatgaagttttgaaacctatcaaaaaacttgacCCTTCAGAAGATTGTTCCTTCTATATCCGTGCATTGTCACAAATCCTTGTTAAGGATGCAAATTTACAAGCCGCGACTATTGCAGCCAATTCTGTTACTCACTTGGCAACTGTGTTACGTGAAGGCATTGCTCCCCATGGCCATATAATTTTAGAATCTCTTTTAGAAAGaacaaaagagaagaaacCTTCTGTAAACGAGGCTGTCGTGGAAGCACTAGATATTCTTGTCAAATACTATGGGGTTGACAACTGTTTAGAAGCAACTGTAGAACATATGAAGCATAAAATTCCCCAGGTGAGAATGGAAGCTACCAAGTTCTTCACAAGAATGTTACAACAACAATGGAGGCCAACAGCCAACAGGCTAAGGGACGAAATTATTATGAGAATGATGCCAGATATTGTTCCAGTAATTGTGAAAATTGTTAACGATACCCAGCCATCACTAAGAGACTCTGGCTTTGAGTGTTTTGCAACGGTGATGAAGTTACTCGGAGAAAGAGAATTTAGCGACGAATTGGAAAAGCTAGGTAGtctgaaaaagaaaaagatttatgagtattttgaaaaggtaGAAGTTAGCTCTAAGCCCCTTGCTATGGTGGCCACGTTGCCTGAAACCTCCAAATCATTGCCTCTAGCTCCAGCCCAAACTCATTCTCAGACTCATAGTCATACTCAGATGCAGACCAATCAGTCACACAGATCCAATACAGTTCCTGCAGTTGTATCTCCTGCAAACGTTGCAGGCAGGCAACTTGCACACCAGGACTCTCTTCGTCAATTAAAATCGCCTGCGGCCTCTGTTATTCCTACAAAGAGAGGTGCAACTTCTCCATTGAAGGATAAAGCGGTATTGAACAATGGTGGATTAAACACAAAACCACGGTTACTTGGCCGTTCACAATCGCACTCAGGTGTTAAGCCTCCTCATTTCCCGCCATCCGCATCTTTGTCAACCCCACAACtcaataataacaatagtAGTAATAGTAGTGCAACACATACGGTAATACCACCAGCAGTTTTGTCTGAATTGGAAGACCTAAGAGCCCATAAATCAAAGTGGAACAAAGAACGTCAAGAACTAATGGCCAAATTGACTAATTTCCAAACCCAAACCTCGCAATTGAATTCCGAGAACCAAACGATTCAAGATCAATTAAATGATGTTCAAATAGCATTAAATGAGAAGACCATGGCTTTACGTTCCAAAGATTTGCAGATTACAAAGTTGAAAAACCGGTTAGCCACATTAGAAAGTGAATTAGATGCTGCTTTGAATGCCAATAACTCACCTGGCACTCCTGCAAAGTCCGTTTTGGAAGGTATTCATGCTATATCCCCCTCTCAAGGCCTAAATGCACATAGCGGAACTGTATACGGGGGCAGCAACCACAGTGATCCCTGCATCAGCATTCAATCATCACAACATCAACCTCAGCTCCGTAAAGCTTCCGGAGGATCATTCCGGTCAAACGCAGGTTTAACAAGCAGGTTCTCCCCCCTAACATCTTCAGTAAGGGTAGCTACGTCCAGTGAATCGAGCGATGATTTACCTAGACGCGTTCATTCTTTGCACATCATGGATACAACAAACGCTGTGGCTGGTAGTACTACCACCAATGGTAGTACTGCTTCACTTCTAAGTGAAGAATCTTGGAAGCGCGCTGCTGAAGTTACTAATCAACTAAAAGCGAGAATCGAACGCATGAGAGCCAAGACCAGAGGTTTAAACATGGATTTAGAAGACATCTAA
- the PDC1 gene encoding indolepyruvate decarboxylase 1 (similar to Ashbya gossypii ACL134C) → MSEITIGHYLFQRLKQVEVQTIFGLPGDFNLTLLDKIYEVPGMRWAGNANELNAAYAADGYARLKGMSCVITTFGVGELSALNGIAGSYAEHVGVLHVVGVPSISAQAKQLLLHHTLGNGDFTVFHRMSANISESTAMITDVATAAREIDRCIRTCYISQRPVYLGLPANLVDAKVPASLLETPIDFSLKPNDAEAENEVVGTVLEMIANSKNPVILSDACASRHDVKEETKRLIDVTQFPAFVTPMGKGSIDEQHPRFGGVYVGTLSSPEVKEAVESADLILSVGALLSDFNTGSFSYSYKTKNIVEFHSDHTKVRNATFPGVQMKFVLKKLVDVVGDVAKNYVPVPVPTQPVHGSDVDPATPLRQEWIWREVARFLREGDVVITETGTSAFGINQTHFPNDTYGISQVLWGSIGFTTGACLGAAFAAEEIDPKKRVILFIGDGSLQLTVQEISTMIRWGLKPYLFVLNNDGYTIERLIHGETAQYNDIQPWDHLKLLPTFGAKDYEAVRVSTAGEWQQLTQDKAFSENSKIRMIEVMLPVMDAPSNLVKQAQLTAATNAKQD, encoded by the coding sequence ATGTCAGAAATTACAATTGGTCATTATTTGTTTCAAAGATTGAAGCAGGTTGAAGTGCAAACGATTTTTGGTTTACCAGGTGACTTCAACTTGACCTTGTTGGACAAAATCTACGAGGTGCCAGGTATGAGATGGGCAGGAAATGCCAATGAATTGAATGCTGCTTATGCTGCTGATGGATATGCTAGATTGAAGGGTATGTCTTGTGTAATTACTACATTTGGTGTAGGTGAGTTGTCCGCGTTGAACGGTATTGCTGGTTCGTATGCTGAACATGTTGGTGTTTTGCatgttgttggtgttcCTTCGATTTCTGCACAAGCTAAGCAGTTATTATTGCACCACACTTTGGGTAATGGGGACTTTACCGTATTCCACAGAATGTCTGCTAATATTTCAGAGTCTACTGCGATGATCACGGACGTTGCGACTGCTGCTCGTGAAATTGACAGATGTATCAGAACGTGTTATATCAGCCAAAGACCAGTTTATTTGGGGTTGCCAGCCAACTTGGTTGACGCCAAGGTTCCAGCTTCTTTGTTGGAGACTCCAATCGACTTTTCCTTGAAGCCAAACGACGCTGAGGCGGAGAATGAGGTCGTTGGGACTGTTCTGGAGATGATTGCTAACTCCAAGAACCCTGTGATCCTTTCTGACGCGTGTGCTTCTAGACATGACGTTAAGGAAGAGACCAAGCGTTTGATTGACGTTACTCAGTTCCCAGCTTTTGTTACTCCAATGGGGAAGGGCTCCATTGACGAGCAGCACCCAAGATTTGGTGGTGTTTATGTTGGTACTTTGTCCTCACCTGAAGTGAAAGAAGCTGTTGAATCCGCAGACTTGATCTTGTCAGTTGGAGCTTTGTTATCCGACTTCAACACTGGTTCCTTCTCTTACTCTTACAAGACCAAGAACATCGTTGAGTTCCACTCTGACCACACCAAGGTTAGAAATGCGACTTTCCCTGGTGTACAGATGaagtttgttttgaagaagttggtGGATGTTGTCGGTGATGTGGCTAAGAACTATGTCCCAGTTCCAGTTCCAACTCAACCGGTTCATGGGAGTGATGTCGATCCTGCCACTCCATTAAGACAAGAATGGATCTGGAGAGAGGTTGCAAGGTTCTTGAGAGAGGGTGATGTTGTCATCACCGAAACTGGTACCTCAGCATTTGGTATCAACCAAACTCACTTCCCTAACGACACTTACGGTATTTCTCAAGTCTTGTGGGGTTCTATCGGTTTCACTACAGGTGCTTGTTTGGGTGCTGCGTTCGCTGCTGAAGAAATAGACCCAAAGAAGAGAGTAATATTGTTCATTGGTGATGGTTCTTTGCAGTTGACTGTTCAGGAAATCTCCACCATGATCAGATGGGGATTGAAACCATACTTGTTCGTTTTGAACAACGACGGTTACACTATCGAGAGATTAATCCACGGTGAAACTGCTCAGTACAATGACATTCAACCATGGGACCATTTGAAATTGTTGCCAACCTTTGGTGCTAAGGACTACGAAGCAGTCAGAGTCTCTACTGCAGGCGAATGGCAGCAATTGACTCAAGATAAGGCCTTCAGTGAGAATTCGAAGATCAGAATGATTGAGGTTATGTTGCCTGTTATGGACGCTCCCTCTAACTTGGTTAAGCAAGCTCAGCTAACCGCTGCTACCAACGCTAAACAAGATTAA
- a CDS encoding uncharacterized protein (similar to Ashbya gossypii ACL136W), whose product MPRDPLIGIVGKPSSGKSTTLNSLTDASAAVGAFPFTTIEPNKATGYLQVQCACSRFPNHINCKPNYGWCSDGNRHVPITLLDVAGLVPGAHEGRGLGNKFLDDLRHADALIHVVDVSGTTDAEGKATRGYDPLNDIEWLQEEIRLWIQGNLLKRWPSIVRKHTATNSTTLQTLQAQFGGYGATLTTTQRTLDSLPADLPPLPRWDESQVSTVVKAFMQQKFPTVLALNKIDHPDADKNISKIILKYPQTRAVLTSAITELFLRKLVKQRYIHYKQGSDIIETYEDLPTSSLRPLDDALNRRIENVRDLILYRFGSTGVLQVLQAAADLLHLIPVYPVRNLHPLNGGGAAAAATKQQPHPENIFRDCLLVEQGTTVRSVARTLVGDAPLASVETLGGTRVSDSAAIEPGKNDILSFRLAPRPSAAPP is encoded by the coding sequence ATGCCCAGAGACCCGTTGATTGGCATTGTTGGCAAGCCATCTAGTGGCAAATCCACAACCCTCAACTCCCTTACAGACGCTTCGGCAGCTGTCGGTGCTTTCCCGTTCACCACCATCGAGCCTAACAAAGCCACAGGCTATCTCCAAGTTCAATGTGCTTGTTCCCGGTTCCCCAACCACATCAATTGTAAACCAAACTACGGCTGGTGTTCTGACGGAAACCGTCACGTACCAATAACCCTGCTCGACGTCGCAGGTCTTGTCCCCGGTGCGCACGAAGGTAGAGGCCTCGGAAATAAATTCCTTGATGACCTAAGGCATGCAGATGCCCTTATTCACGTCGTAGACGTCAGTGGAACCACAGACGCTGAAGGCAAAGCAACCCGTGGTTATGACCCACTCAACGACATAGAGTGGCTACAGGAGGAGATCCGCCTATGGATCCAAGGCAATCTTTTGAAGCGATGGCCCTCCATAGTCCGCAAACACACTGCAACAAACTCAACCACCTTACAGACCCTCCAAGCCCAATTCGGCGGTTATGGCGCAACCTTAACCACCACCCAGAGAACCTTGGACAGCCTCCCTGCGGACCTGCCCCCACTGCCCCGCTGGGATGAATCCCAAGTCTCCACCGTCGTCAAGGCCTTCAtgcaacaaaaattcccTACTGTGCTGGCCCTGAATAAAATCGACCACCCCGACGCAGATAAAAACATCTCCAAGATTATACTAAAATATCCACAAACCCGCGCAGTACTGACCTCTGCGATCACTGAACTATTCCTACGAAAACTAGTAAAACAACGCTACATACACTACAAACAAGGTTCCGACATCATAGAAACATACGAAGATCTCCCCACCTCATCTCTAAGGCCTCTGGACGATGCACTAAATCGCCGTATAGAAAACGTCCGTGACTTAATACTCTACCGCTTTGGATCCACGGGCGTTCTCCAAGTCCTGCAGGCTGCCGCCGACCTCCTACACCTTATTCCTGTATACCCCGTACGAAACCTGCATCCCCTCAACGGCGGCGgcgccgccgccgccgccacaaaacaacaacccCACCCGGAAAACATCTTCCGGGACTGCCTGCTCGTCGAGCAGGGAACCACCGTACGCTCGGTGGCCCGCACCCTCGTGGGCGACGCCCCACTGGCCTCGGTGGAAACTCTCGGCGGCACCCGAGTCAGCGATTCCGCCGCCATCGAGCCTGGCAAGAACGACATACTCTCCTTCCGCCTAGCCCCACGTCCGTCCGCGGCCCCCCCCTAG
- the SLI1 gene encoding N-acetyltransferase (similar to Ashbya gossypii ACL138C), which yields MRVLNTLEEYFYYKKVHGFTTFFYVGVTFNKPVDRSSLCCVLKELIPKHPHLYRNIFTKDGSKKLVRPLNVEIRLDDVLEETGFDSLDESAANSILKNSTFQYDQQRPLWKLISLKAGTQFLFCFDHAFFDGMSAVIFWNDFISALNSIKPENRRGMDLNEVLYKAAADPEIRVHPFDLWPIPWVWSMKRAVTKIWTYYAGQSIPQCISLKGIISKREVFRFKHYIFPSGFFNSEGVLRNDNVQLSSRIPPDKMDAILVECRKHKVSFTSWFAAKLIQLLRELDPNESTGSIVKIMLPVDCRAEIAEKLPSYPADELKMGLFVKNASLHYDLDSPDINEFWQIASSIHTQIVQGRLSDASIQSLKLLDFLDISQYVLEGPKSPPPSSTFEITNLGLHKFDGNVEEPEFYAVDAVFNEPQTLSAAFTCALISTPLGGLHASISVPKAISNSLTKILLRSLSV from the coding sequence ATGCGGGTACTAAATACATTGGAGGAGTATTTCTACTACAAGAAAGTTCATGGCTTTACCACTTTTTTCTATGTGGGTGTAACTTTTAACAAACCTGTAGACCGTTCCAGTCTCTGTTGTGTGTTAAAAGAGTTGATACCGAAACACCCTCATCTGTACCGCAATATTTTCACAAAGGATGGCAGTAAGAAGTTAGTCAGACCATTGAACGTTGAAATTCGACTAGATGATGTACTTGAGGAAACTGGCTTTGACTCACTTGACGAGTCAGCTGCCAATTCGATATTAAAAAACTCCACTTTCCAATACGATCAACAACGCCCCCTCTGGAAACTGATAAGTCTCAAGGCAGGTACACAATTCCTGTTTTGCTTTGATCATGCATTTTTTGATGGTATGAGTGCAGTAATATTCTGGAACGATTTTATATCTGCTTTGAATTCGATCAAACCTGAGAATCGCAGAGGGATGGACTTAAACGAGGTTCTATACAAGGCTGCAGCTGACCCAGAAATCCGGGTGCATCCATTTGACCTATGGCCAATCCCCTGGGTCTGGTCGATGAAGAGAGCAGTTACAAAAATATGGACTTATTACGCAGGTCAATCCATACCGCAATGTATCTCACTCAAAGGCATCATATCCAAACGCGAGGTTTTCCGCTTTAAGCATTATATCTTCCCATCAGGGTTCTTTAATTCTGAAGGTGTTCTCAGAAATGATAATGTTCAATTAAGTTCTAGAATCCCGCCAGATAAGATGGACGCTATACTCGTCGAATGCAGGAAGCACAAAGTTTCGTTTACCTCGTGGTTCGCTGCTAAATTAATACAGTTACTAAGAGAGTTAGATCCTAATGAGTCTACTGGATCTATAGTCAAAATTATGCTTCCTGTAGACTGTAGGGCTGAAATCGCTGAAAAGTTACCATCTTACCCTGCTGATGAACTTAAAATGGGACTCTTTGTTAAGAATGCCAGCCTACATTACGATTTGGATTCCCCGGACATTAATGAGTTTTGGCAGATAGCCTCATCAATCCATACTCAAATCGTACAAGGCCGCCTCAGCGACGCCAGCATCCAAAGTTTGAAACTACTCGACTTCTTAGATATCAGCCAATACGTGCTCGAAGGGCCAAAGTCCCCGCCCCCTTCAAGCACCTTTGAAATCACCAACCTTGGCTTGCATAAATTTGACGGAAACGTCGAGGAACCTGAATTCTATGCTGTCGATGCCGTATTTAATGAACCGCAGACTCTAAGTGCTGCGTTTACATGTGCACTAATATCTACCCCTTTGGGAGGCCTACATGCATCCATATCCGTGCCTAAAGCTATCTCCAACTCATTAACTAAAATCCTTTTACGTAGTCTCTCTGTTTAG
- the ZPR1 gene encoding zinc finger-containing protein ZPR1 (similar to Ashbya gossypii ACL137C), giving the protein MSEESELFQAVGDVASEVDDHGLRKTGALDSMGHPVQEIESLCMNCHGEGTTKLLLTFIPHFKEIVVMSFECPACGFKNSEIQPASEIQEKGSKYTFKIETKQDFNRQVIKSETGTCKFEGLDLEIPAKRGQLTTVEGLLAEMVDDLACSQEARKDVDEVLYNQIEQFVAKVRATINCEEGTLPVTLTLDDPAGNSWIEYSPGESTEKWDHTEYARTAEDNLAVGIITREQYEEHRQRDRSAAKNKTTFLSDATDIENFHNEVQTFRATCSSCTRPCDTHMKPVNIPHFKEVIIMSTVCEHCGYKSNEVKTGGAIPDKGRRITLFCDDADDLSRDVLKSETCTINIPELRLDIQQGTLGGRFTTLEGLLRQVYQELESRVFTQTSDSMDEETKQRWQSFFGRLKEALEGNIKFTVIMEDPLAGSYIQNIYAPDPDPNMKIEDYDRTAQQNEDLGLTDMDVNPVS; this is encoded by the coding sequence ATGTCTGAGGAATCTGAGCTGTTTCAAGCTGTAGGCGATGTGGCTTCCGAGGTGGATGATCACGGACTCAGAAAGACGGGGGCGTTGGACTCTATGGGTCATCCCGTACAGGAAATTGAATCGTTGTGTATGAACTGCCATGGAGAAGGTACTACTAAGTTACTTCTCACTTTCATTCCACATTTCAAAGAGATTGTAGTCATGTCGTTTGAATGTCCTGCTTGTGGGTTTAAAAACTCAGAAATCCAACCTGCCAGTGAAATTCAAGAAAAGGGCTCTAAATATACGTTCAAGATAGAAACCAAGCAAGATTTCAATAGGCAGGTGATCAAGTCCGAGACCGGGACATGCAAGTTTGAAGGGTTGGATCTTGAGATTCCTGCTAAGCGTGGCCAACTGACTACGGTGGAGGGACTGCTGGCAGAGATGGTCGATGATCTTGCTTGCAGTCAAGAGGCAAGGAAAGATGTGGACGAAGTACTTTACAACCAGATTGAACAATTCGTGGCCAAGGTGAGAGCTACTATCAACTGCGAGGAAGGCACGTTGCCTGTCACACTCACTCTTGATGACCCAGCAGGCAATTCTTGGATTGAGTACAGCCCGGGAGAATCCACTGAGAAGTGGGATCACACCGAATATGCGAGAACCGCTGAGGATAATCTAGCCGTGGGGATCATTACACGGGAACAATATGAAGAGCATCGCCAAAGGGACCGTTCTGCTGctaaaaataaaaccacTTTCTTATCTGACGCTACTGACATTGAAAACTTTCACAACGAGGTCCAAACATTTAGAGCAACCTGTTCTTCGTGCACGCGCCCATGTGATACCCACATGAAGCCTGTTAATATCCCACATTTTAAAGAAGTTATTATCATGTCTACAGTTTGCGAACACTGCGGTTACAAGTCAAATGAGGTTAAGACAGGCGGTGCGATCCCAGACAAGGGTAGAAGAATCACTCTTTTCTGCGACGATGCCGATGACCTATCCAGAGATGTCCTGAAGTCGGAGACATGTACCATCAACATTCCAGAATTGCGTTTAGACATCCAACAAGGCACTTTGGGCGGTAGATTCACCACGCTGGAGGGCCTGCTCAGACAAGTATACCAGGAGCTTGAATCACGTGTTTTCACACAAACATCAGATTCCATGGACGAGGAAACAAAGCAGAGATGGCAGAGCTTCTTTGGACGCTTGAAAGAAGCCCTAGAGGGAAACATCAAATTCACAGTTATCATGGAAGATCCATTGGCAGGTTCTtatatccaaaatatatatgccCCAGATCCCGACCCTAATATGAAAATCGAGGATTACGATAGAACGGCTCAGCAAAACGAAGACCTGGGATTGACAGATATGGATGTAAACCCTGTCTCTTAA
- the DIP5 gene encoding dicarboxylic amino acid permease (similar to Ashbya gossypii ACL135W), giving the protein MAKEELNQFKSQEAGVVQADVSSESSSFGRRGSGGGGGDEEGDSVDWGYDGKHKGIRLKKDLQARHVSMIAIGGSLGTGLLIGTGSALSQAGPIAILIAYSIMGWVVFTVMSCLGEMAAYIPLDGFTSYATRYADPALGFAVGYTYLFKYLVLTPNQLTAAALVMQYWVGRGKVNPGVWITVFLAVILTINIVGVKFFGEFEFWLSSFKVLVMLCVMTLLLVLVLGGGPSHNRLGFRYWKDPGGFKPYSGAVSIPGGKGKFVSFASVFVYALFAYLGTELCGIVAAECKNPRRNVPRAIKLTLYRIVVFYLCTVFLLGLSVAYNDPLLLQTKKAKTSAAASPYVVAIKNAGIPVLPHIFNACVLTFVFSACNSDLYVGSRSLYGLAIDKKAPKIFAKTNSWGVPYNSLALCTLFCCLAYMNVSSSAETMFSYFVNVTSIFGLLSWISILITYISFDRAFRVQGIDKNTLSYQAPFQPVTAWIALGFCLMVALVKNFTVFLGDTFDYKTFITGYIGIPVYILCFVCYKIVHKTKWIKSANVDLFTYKTAIDLEEEEGKLEMMRLKEERKQHGWTWKQFYDYIFGWIF; this is encoded by the coding sequence ATGGCGaaggaagaattgaatCAGTTTAAAAGTCAAGAGGCCGGAGTAGTTCAGGCCGATGTGTCGTCGGAGAGTAGTAGTTTTGGTAGGAGAGGATCCGggggtggtggtggtgatgagGAGGGAGATTCGGTTGATTGGGGGTATGACGGGAAGCATAAAGGTATTCgtttgaagaaggatttGCAGGCGAGACATGTTTCTATGATTGCTATAGGAGGGTCTTTGGGGACGGGGCTTTTGATTGGTACGGGGTCTGCACTTTCGCAGGCGGGGCCGATTGCTATATTGATTGCGTACAGTATTATGGGGTGGGTTGTTTTTACAGTTATGTCGTGTTTGGGGGAGATGGCGGCGTATATACCGCTGGATGGTTTTACATCGTACGCTACGCGATACGCGGATCCTGCTTTGGGGTTTGCAGTTGGGTATACGTATTTATTCAAGTATTTGGTGCTTACGCCGAACCAGTTAACCGCGGCGGCGTTGGTTATGCAGTATTGGGTTGGTAGGGGTAAGGTGAATCCTGGGGTTTGGATTACGGTGTTTCTTGCGGTGATTTTGACGATTAACATCGTTGGGGTTAAGTTTTTTGGTGAGTTTGAGTTCTGGTTGTCAAGTTTTAAGGTTTTGGTTATGCTCTGTGTGATGACTCTGTTGTTGGTGCTTGTGCTTGGCGGTGGTCCGAGTCATAATCGGCTTGGGTTCAGGTACTGGAAGGATCCTGGGGGGTTTAAGCCATATTCGGGGGCGGTTTCGATACCTGGAGGCAAGGGGAAATTTGTGTCATTTGCTTCTGTGTTCGTGTATGCTTTGTTTGCATATCTCGGTACTGAGCTTTGTGGAATTGTCGCGGCAGAATGTAAGAATCCCAGAAGAAATGTACCACGGGCAATTAAACTGACTTTGTATCGGATCGttgtgttttatttatgCACTGTGTTTCTATTGGGGTTATCTGTTGCTTATAATGATCCTTTGCTACTACAAACCAAAAAGGCCAAGACCTCGGCGGCAGCCTCTCCATATGTGGTTGCCATTAAAAACGCGGGAATTCCTGTGTTACCACATATTTTCAATGCGTGTGTTTTGACCTTTGTTTTCAGTGCATGTAACTCGGATTTGTACGTTGGCAGTAGGTCGCTTTATGGGTTAGCTATCGACAAGAAGGCTCCCAAGATCTTCGCCAAGACCAACTCTTGGGGGGTCCCTTACAACTCTTTGGCTCTCTGTACATTGTTTTGCTGTTTGGCATATATGAATGTATCATCCTCGGCGGAGACGATGTTCAGTTACTTTGTGAATGTCACTTCTATCTTCGGGCTTCTTTCTTGGATTTCTATTCTTATAACCTATATCTCGTTCGATAGAGCATTCCGAGTGCAAGGTATAGATAAGAATACACTATCTTATCAGGCACCATTCCAACCAGTTACTGCGTGGATTGCATTGGGTTTCTGTCTCATGGTTGCTTTGGTTAAAAACTTCACCGTCTTTTTGGGAGATACATTTGATTACAAGACGTTTATTACTGGTTACATTGGTATCCCCGTTTATATTTTATGTTTTGTATGCTACAAGATTGTACACAAGACTAAGTGGATCAAGTCCGCAAATGTTGATTTGTTTACCTATAAAACTGCTATTGACttggaagaggaagaaggaaaGCTAGAAATGATGAGATTGAAAGAGGAACGCAAACAACATGGATGGACCTGGAAACAGTTCTATGATTACATATTTGGTTGGATTTTCTAG